CCCGGTCATATGTACGGAAATATCCCCCGCTTGATCAGGTTGAAGTTTTCCTCCACGTTCTCCTTCCCGACGACCACCTCCATGTGGCCGGGAAGCAGGTATTCCGCGTCAAGCGTGCTGATTCTCTCGATGCTCTCCTTGAGCAAGTCCCCGCTCCCACCGGGAAAATCCGTCCTGCCGACGTTGCGGGAAAACGCCACGTCTCCGGAAAAGAGGGCCTTCTTCTTGGGCCAGTAGATACACGCAGAGCCGGGGGAGTGCCCCGGCGTGATCAAAACCTGAAAGGTCTCACCGCCGATTTCTATTTCTCCCTCATCGAGTAATACGTCGATCCGATATTCCGGGACCGACAGCCCAAAAGCGGGGAAAAATTCCTTCCCGATTTCCTCCATGAAGGCCGCCTCCTCGGCGCTCATGTAGATTGTCACGTCGTCGCTTTTTATAAAACGCTCCACGGCCTCGAAGTGATCGGGATGGCTGTGGGTCAGGATGACGTGCTTGATGTCGTCGGTATCCAGCCCGTCTCGGGCGATGCTCCGGG
This genomic window from Candidatus Zymogenaceae bacterium contains:
- a CDS encoding MBL fold metallo-hydrolase — protein: MKLTDDLYAYPWTSMFENNCNSYLIGGDVMALVDPGLLVHFTELARSIARDGLDTDDIKHVILTHSHPDHFEAVERFIKSDDVTIYMSAEEAAFMEEIGKEFFPAFGLSVPEYRIDVLLDEGEIEIGGETFQVLITPGHSPGSACIYWPKKKALFSGDVAFSRNVGRTDFPGGSGDLLKESIERISTLDAEYLLPGHMEVVVGKENVEENFNLIKRGIFPYI